The window TACACCAAGGTGTCATTATCAAAAAAATTGGAGAATTACGTGGAATTATACAGAATATTACTAAAAATACTACAAATAGAATTTCTATAGAATGTATAATTTCTAGTAGAGCATTAATAGGATTTCATAACGATTTTATGCATTTAACTGCTGGAAGTGGATATTTTGTGTCTTCAATTTTACATTATGCAAAATTTCAAAAAAATTATAATTTTGGACAAAGAAAAAACGGAGTATTAATATCTAAAAATACAGGAATAGCTGTATCATTTGCTTTATATAACCTTCAAAACCGAGGAAAATTATTTATTAAACATGCCGAAAAAGTCTATAAAGGGCAAATAATCGGTATTCATACAAGATCTAATGATCTTATAGTAAATTGTTTACTAGGAAAAAAATTAACTAATATGAGAGCCTCTGGAACTGATGAAGCTATTAATTTGACACCTCCTATAAAAATTACCTTAGAATATGCTTTAAATTTTATAAACGATGATGAATTAATTGAAATTACTCCTAACTTTATCAGATTACGAAAAATTAATTTAACTCAAAAAAATAAATAAGAAATTTTCAAAATATTTTTATTAAATCATAATTTAATTTTTTATTTTTTAAATTATGATTTTTTAAAAAAATAATATATTTAATTAAAATATCTTTTTAATTTTATAGAATTATTAGAAGATAAAAAAAATTTACCTTTACATTCTAAAAATTTTTTTTTTAATAAAACTTGTAAACATATTTTTTGAGAATTTATTAAGATTGCATAAAAAACTTTTCCTACAGCATATACATGACCTTTATATAAACATAATATGTTTTCTCCAATTTTAGGTAAAATCTGAGAATTTCCTAAAAAAAAATCTAATTTCATATTAAAAATATTTTTTATTTCCATTTTAAAAATTGTTTCTTGACCATAATAACATCCTTTAGAAAAATTAATAGCATCCCAAAATTTTAAATTTAAAATTTGAGGTAAAAATTTATTTGTCATTTTTAAAGAAAAAATTGGAAAATATGATTCCATATCTAATAATAACCATTGTAAAAAATTATTTGTATTAATATTTTCTAAAAAAAAATTAAATAAAAAAGACTCTAAATTTTTCGAAATTATTATTAAAAAACGAGGAATCGGAAAAAATATTTTTAAAATTATAAAATTTTTAAAATATTCTATATTATTTTTAATAAAAAGATTTTTTTTAAAATTCATATTTAAAAAATCTATAGAATTTTTTCCTGAAAATCCAAAAATCTTAAAATTATTCAAAATTAAAATTTTAATTTTAGAAAAAATAGAGTATTTTTTTAATTCTAATATTTGTTGCTTTACTATTTCTTTAGAAATAATATATATGTAACCTTCTTGAAATAAAAAAATAATAAAAATACCCCAAACTTTTCCATTATAATTACAATGAGCTCCAATTTTATATTTTTTTTGCGTAACTTCATTTAAATCAATAGAAAATTGTTGATTTAAATAATTTTTACTATTAACTCCTGTTATATATACTATTGATAAATGTTCTAAAGACATTAAAGTAGAAACAAGATCTTTACTAAAAAAAATTTTTGAATTTAAAAATAAAAAATGTCTCATATTTAAAGATCTCTCACATTAATAAAATTTATCTAATTTTACAAAAAATATTACTATCTTTTATATAAAATATTCATTTAAAAATAAAATTTATATTTTTATTTTAAAAATAATATTATTTTTTAAAAAAATATTTTATTTAAATTTTTAAAATACTTTATACTAAAGT of the Buchnera aphidicola (Nippolachnus piri) genome contains:
- a CDS encoding tRNA-modifying protein YgfZ, with the translated sequence MRHFLFLNSKIFFSKDLVSTLMSLEHLSIVYITGVNSKNYLNQQFSIDLNEVTQKKYKIGAHCNYNGKVWGIFIIFLFQEGYIYIISKEIVKQQILELKKYSIFSKIKILILNNFKIFGFSGKNSIDFLNMNFKKNLFIKNNIEYFKNFIILKIFFPIPRFLIIISKNLESFLFNFFLENINTNNFLQWLLLDMESYFPIFSLKMTNKFLPQILNLKFWDAINFSKGCYYGQETIFKMEIKNIFNMKLDFFLGNSQILPKIGENILCLYKGHVYAVGKVFYAILINSQKICLQVLLKKKFLECKGKFFLSSNNSIKLKRYFN